The DNA sequence ATGATTTTTTGCATGTGCACTTTGCTTTTTTTCATATTAGCTGATGAAGATCCAAATGTGTGACTGTCAGTTTGCCTCTCAGTAAATCACTACAACCACTTTTTGTAACCAtatgaaacatataaattctatTCTAAGCCACCAGAATTAAAGTTATCATACAACTGCTTACAGATCACTTAGCCTTCTGTACATGTTAATTATCCAGTGTGATATTCACCAACTGCAAAGTTTGCTGAAACAACTCCTTGCAGTCCTTACATACAAACAGACAGGCGCAATGTAATTGTTGCTAAAGATTTAAGTTCTCAGCCAAAAGCTTTCTTTGGATATAAGAACACATACATGTCCACTGTCTCCAACTGTCTCAGATGGAGACTGTGtccatgtgtgtgcaagttgtgcttgtgtgaattggtGTGTGTTCTCTACTTCCAAAGAATGCCTTTTGGCAGAAAGTTTAATATTTAGCAGATTTttatttgtgcctgtctgcaactcagtgcctcCTTTATGTGGTGAGTGGCAACCCATCCTTTTCATGATACTGTTGTTATTCCTTGCCAGACTTTCTGTTGTTCAATGTAGTTTATATTCATTACAAAATTTTTGCTGTATAATAATTGAATGTGATGAGTGAAGGTGATGTGCATCAGCAGTAGTGTTTCTTTAAAAGTGTAAGGAGGGATGTTTATGATGATGATAGAAGTGGAAGTCCACCTATAATCTGCAACAAACTCGCACAGAAAATTCATCAAAAGAATTTGTATGAACCTGCTTGATGACAATAGTTCCATTTCAGACAACTTTCTGCAGATTTCTCAGAGGGCTTCATACAAGATTATGCCCACACAATTAGAGCACCACAAGTTCTGTGCTTGTTGTATTCCAAAACTACTTTCTGAGAACCGAAAAACTCAGCTGATAACTGCTTCTCTGAACTTAATTCTCCCTTAAGATCTGGAAAGTGTGGGGTATGGTGGGTAAAGGGGGtgttggtggaggggggggggggggattaccagGAATTACTGGGGGATTTCAGGAATGGGAAGCTACACAAGGCAAATAGTGCAGATGGAAGTGGCAGTGACTATCTGACCACCAAATGTTACTGTGGAAAGTTGATGAGTAAAGTACTTAGTGACTTTAGTATAATGTGATAGGCTGGATGTAATTGAGTGAAGGTGTTAATAAGCAAGAATGAAGATTTCCTCAGTAGaaacacaacaacaaaacataatgGTATGTCACTGAAGGCTGGACTTATGGATCTTAGGAAGCAAGTAGGAAGTGGTTTTCCCCGGGGTAGTAAAAGTGGGGTAGGAAACAGATTCCACAGAATATTTTTGAGAAGGATCTTGACTTCTGGGTTGATGTCACTGCAGCATGCTTTACAGGGGTTAGTTACATGTTCTAGTAATACATTACTGACACAAATTACTATCTGTGCTCTGTTGTTTGTACAACAATTACAGAGTTACAGTAAATATGAGGCATACCTGGTAGATTTCTACAGCAGTATTGGAAAGAACTTGTTTGTATTCAGAGAGATAAAAGTTCcttagacactgttcattctgtctGCGAGTATTTACAGTCTGGAATTTTCTGTCTCTACTATACTGTTTCAAGTTATTCAGAAGTCTCACAGTATTTGTCAGCCACAAAATCATTGTATCTATATCATCATGTCTTTCCTTCATAACTTTCTTGATGGTGTTGACAGTTGCTGTAAGCAGTGACCATAGTTTCTCATCATCATTTGTATGGTCTGTGTGCCTAATGCACATGAACAGAATGTAGGCAGGCAGTTCTGGCAATAGTGTTACAGCAATACATGGCTTCAACTCTGCAATTATAACAATCAAAGATTAAGAAACAATGCAAGTAACTCAACACAGAAAAAGTATGAATGAACATCATTTTAAAAATGTACAGGTATGTGTACTGACCAAATATCAGATGCCAAACAATTTGTTTAACATCCTTCTTGTGAAATTCAAACATGCCTTGATAAATGCTCTCCTTCTTTCTTGGCActctcttctttcttctcactCTTTTCTTTATTGCCACACTTACATTATTCTTTTGATCTTGGCTCTTCACTAGAGCTTTCTGTGTTGCACTTTCAACAGTTTCAGCTTTGTTATTTAATTTACTCGCCAACACTAGGAAAAAAGTAATGTTCTTTCTGAAGAAGCTGTTACACAGTCGTCATCATCATTGCACTTCACTGAAAACaaacacgcacgcgcgcacacacacacacgaggcagGGGGGTagagaggccgggggggggggggagaggggggagggggacgggggtgagagagggggagagaggcaggggggagagagagagggggggagagaggcaggaagagagaggcagggagagagaggcagggagagagaggcagggagagagagggggagggtgtggtgtgtgtgtgtgtgtgtgtgtgtgtgtgtgtgtgtgtgtgtgtgtgtgtgtgtgagagagagagagagagagagagagagagagagagagagagagagagagagagagagagagagagagagaattgtgctCAAAAATTTACTTACAACATGCATCCTCCActgcctttgtttttaattttaaatggaGCTTACATTGCTGCACTTCCTCTTTGGCTAAATCTAGTTTCTCTTGAAGATCCTGTAATTTGCATACACAAGAATTACCAACAATTAAGACAGACAAGCAAATAGTTTAACCTGAAATTTATTCTGCTGTTTGGAATGTTTTTGGTAAAAATCAATATCTATCTAAATTTGCCCAAAAATACTAGTTCAGTTCATCATTATTACAGTAGGGAACAAAGCTGCATTTGAATGCACCgacttaaaaaatgaaaaatttaaaaaaaaacattaaaaataataagaaGTGGGATTAATTACAcagtctcccataagtccaacccctcgtccaagtcgtgggagatgggcaacggcacaaagtaggggactgcctataggggcgatgtacagcggggacttcgtgtgccccaggaccgctacggtagctgggaaggccctatgggaaccctgaaacgtgacggctaacggggctctggtgaagctgcgataggcctagcaagccagtagtggataaatcaactgctttcaaaaagggaacatgcctcggatcacggaacggatttaaaggaaaccgaccaagcaatggaaaaggattacgagatggtttacgactgggcaccttaaacgtaagggctctaactgggaagttagaagaaattgtagaaatgatggaaaggaggaaattggacatcttgggacttgctgagactaggtggagaggagttggtgaaaaaccactaagtaaaggatgtaaactgtactggatagtgaatgagaggggaagaaatggagtggcaatagtggtcagagagggtctgcaggaggaggtggaaggtatcaatgatcgaatgataaaagccagagtacgagtgaatggaaaaagcattgaaatcatccaagcatatgccccacaggtggggtgtacaaaaaaggagaaggaggaatttgaagatgacatgcaaaagcagctaaatggaagtaatcagattataataggggacctcaatgcacatgttggcacagacaggaaaggattcgaggagataatgggaccagagggctgggggaaccgaaatagagaaggaaaattgttgctggaattctgcaagaggaatgggctggcgatcgcaaattcctggtacaagaagagaagtagccacaaaataacttggtacagtggagacttgtcccaaacttcagtagtagactatgtactagtggataggcagttGATGAACAGcttcacagatgttaaggtcattccatctgaggccttagacagtgaccatcggctgttggtagccaccctgagagagaaaaaagataggagggcaacagacatacaggagaaaaggttgaagacatggatgctgaaagaggatgaacggaggacccagtaccagacactgatcaggaagaagctgccaaaggaagatcagagaacagtggaagaagaatggggagattttaagagggctctagttgaggcagctgagactgtgtgcggaagaactagcacaaagaggagaagtaaggaaaccccatggtggaacaacacatgtaaagaggcagtacttcgaaagaacaaagccttcagagaatggttccagacccgaacagaggaagctagggtaaaatataagggaagcaagaaagcggcacagaccatagtaagggcggagaagaagaagtggatggaaaaatggacaagaatgttagaagaggacagtgaagggaacaaaaaagtactttaaaccatggtaagaaataagaggaacgacagaagcgagtgcctgaggatcatggataataatggaagagttgaggaggaaatgcatgagctcaaaaagatttggaaggagaactttgaagatctgttgaatgccgtcaagagGGTAACTAACagtgatggagagcctaaggcagcagacgattataatagtggggaaatcgatgatctaacttggaatgaagtggaagaagccataaagaggatgaaagggggcaaggcaccaggttgggacgaagtaacagtggatatgatacgagcagcaggagaagtaggaacccagtggctatacagagtgctgagggtggtgtggaaggagaacagaattcctgaggattggaagaaaggaattatagtcccgatcttcaagaaaggggataaaaggagatgtgagaactacagaggaatcaccctgctatgccactgtggaaaaatctatgaaaagatcctggagaagagaataagaagcagtattgaaagtagactgcaagaggagcagtacggtttcagaccgggaagatcaacaatggacctcatatttgcggtaaggcaactgcaggaaaggcactatgagtacaagaaggacttaatcatggcctttttagatattgagaaggcgtatgacaatatctatagggacaagctctgggatgtgctgaacgcaaaagggatagatgaagagataacacgaaaagtcagaaaaatgtatgagggaagtgagagttgtgtgaaagtggggagggaacgtactgcatggttcaagctggaaaatgggctgcgacagggaagtgcactttcgcctttattgtttattattgttatggatgaaatcctacagcaagtatcagatgcaattagagatcataaaatgaaagcagtgctttttgccgatgacctgatgttatggggaaattgcgagaaggaggtgcaagagcagttagatgtatgggaggcaacggcagcacaatatggaatgcatttctctgcaaagaaaagtgaaataattgtcacaacaaggaagaagaataggccaaatgtggatataacttgtggaggggaaaaactacaagtggtagagaacttcaagtacctgggaagcatgattgaaagtaaggggggaaacgcaatggaaataaatgaaaggtgcagaaaagcagggcagttcttcaaatgcattagggggcttatttggagcaaggaggtgccacagaaatccaagggaattatataccgaacctacttttccccatattggcatacggaagtgagacatgggtaatgcacaaaagcgacaaaagtagaatacaagctagtgaaatgaagttccagaggagcaggttgagtgtaacaagacgagacagattgcgaaatgtgtatgtgagggaaagactaaaggaggaaccagtacaggacaggatagaaaaatcaagactgcagtggtatggacacatgaagagaatggatgagggaagaattccaaagaggatgtttgatctgcaactggaggggaagaggcccaggggaagaccaagagatagatgggt is a window from the Schistocerca americana isolate TAMUIC-IGC-003095 chromosome X, iqSchAmer2.1, whole genome shotgun sequence genome containing:
- the LOC124555912 gene encoding unconventional myosin-Va-like — translated: MGDQEILYHWLGNYIAHSPSFMDLQEKLDLAKEEVQQCKLHLKLKTKAVEDACLLASKLNNKAETVESATQKALVKSQDQKNNVSVAIKKRVRRKKRVPRKKESIYQGMFEFHKKDVKQIVWHLIFELKPCIAVTLLPELPAYILFMCIRHTDHTNDDEKLWSLLTATVNTIKKVMKERHDDIDTMILWLTNTVRLLNNLKQYSRDRKFQTVNTRRQNEQCLRNFYLSEYKQVLSNTAVEIYQNSVMSYLFINEGFIEKYGNKKCSGFEKFLVHIEELYKDTKSSNE